One genomic segment of Bacteroidales bacterium includes these proteins:
- a CDS encoding fibrobacter succinogenes major paralogous domain-containing protein, which yields MRTTIHYFFAFLALSILALSGCKKDDDTNNNNSNTQPTTTIGSSRQGGGVTDIEGNTYRTVIITVSNSKSTQANEQEWMAENLKSTKYANGNSINPQEMAVCNNDSTTVNGLGYLYTWNALMNNTTVEGSQGACPDGWHLPTINEYNTLINALGGASVAGKKMKSTDTTYWDNISLADNSSGFSALGSGWIMSGMVFFYKQATMFWTSTEESAGSESAKLIQLNSNNQGAINMYGGGKDVKQSCRCVKN from the coding sequence ATGAGAACAACTATTCATTATTTTTTTGCTTTTTTAGCATTAAGCATTTTAGCATTATCAGGATGCAAAAAAGATGACGACACAAACAACAACAATTCGAACACTCAGCCGACAACAACTATCGGCTCATCAAGACAAGGGGGAGGAGTTACTGATATTGAGGGAAATACATACAGAACGGTCATTATCACTGTTTCGAACAGCAAAAGCACACAGGCAAATGAACAGGAGTGGATGGCAGAGAACTTAAAATCGACCAAGTATGCCAACGGAAATTCCATTAATCCGCAGGAAATGGCTGTTTGCAACAATGATTCAACAACCGTAAACGGATTAGGATATTTATATACCTGGAATGCTCTTATGAACAATACTACCGTTGAAGGTTCACAAGGAGCTTGTCCCGATGGCTGGCATCTCCCAACCATTAACGAATATAACACTTTGATTAACGCATTAGGTGGGGCTTCTGTAGCCGGGAAAAAAATGAAGTCAACTGATACAACTTATTGGGATAATATAAGTTTAGCCGATAATTCAAGTGGATTTAGTGCTTTAGGCTCAGGCTGGATAATGAGCGGAATGGTTTTCTTTTACAAACAGGCAACCATGTTCTGGACTTCAACAGAAGAATCAGCTGGAAGTGAAAGTGCAAAACTGATCCAGTTAAACAGCAATAATCAGGGTGCTATCAATATGTATGGAGGAGGTAAAGACGTAAAACAATCTTGCAGATGCGTTAAAAATTAA